In Mycobacterium sp. Aquia_216, a genomic segment contains:
- the sucB gene encoding 2-oxoglutarate dehydrogenase, E2 component, dihydrolipoamide succinyltransferase, protein MAFSVQMPALGESVTEGTVTRWLKQEGDTVELDEPLVEVSTDKVDTEIPAPAAGVLTKIVAQEDDTVEVGGELAVIGEAAEDGASGAPAQAPSQPAAESTPEPEPEPEPTPQPEPERQPEPAAQAAPQSSGDGTATPVLMPELGESVTEGTVTRWLKKVGDSVQVDEALVEVSTDKVDTEIPSPVAGVLLSITADEDATVAVGGELARIGSGSAAPAPSASPPPAPKPEPKPEPAPQPKAEAPPAPKPAPEPTPQPKPEPTPAPQAAPAQPAVEAQGDGTPYVTPLVRKLATENNIDLSAVKGTGVGGRIRKQDVLAAAQQKQEAAKAPAPAAPAPAAPAAKAPAAATPSPALAHLRGTTQKANRIRQLTAKKTRESLQATAQLTQTHEVDMTKIVGLRARAKTAFAEREGVNLTYLPFIAKAVIDALKIHPNVNASYNEDSKEITYYDAEHLGFAVDTEQGLLSPVIHNAGDLSLAGLSRAIADIAERARSGNLKPDELSGGTFTITNIGSQGALFDTPILVPPQAAMLGTGAIVKRPRVIVDELGNESIGVRSVCYLPLTYDHRLIDGADAGRFVTTIKHRLEEAAFEADLGL, encoded by the coding sequence ATGGCCTTCTCCGTCCAGATGCCGGCACTCGGTGAGAGCGTGACCGAGGGGACGGTCACCCGCTGGCTCAAGCAGGAAGGCGACACGGTCGAGCTCGACGAACCGCTTGTCGAGGTGTCGACCGACAAGGTCGACACCGAAATCCCGGCACCCGCCGCGGGTGTGCTGACCAAGATCGTCGCCCAGGAGGACGACACCGTCGAGGTCGGCGGCGAGCTGGCCGTCATCGGCGAGGCCGCCGAAGACGGCGCCTCGGGCGCGCCCGCCCAGGCGCCCAGCCAACCGGCGGCCGAATCCACGCCGGAGCCCGAGCCGGAACCCGAGCCCACGCCTCAACCGGAGCCCGAGCGTCAGCCCGAACCCGCTGCGCAGGCCGCGCCGCAGAGCTCCGGCGACGGCACCGCTACCCCGGTGCTGATGCCCGAGCTCGGCGAGTCGGTCACCGAGGGCACCGTGACCCGGTGGCTCAAGAAGGTCGGCGATTCGGTCCAGGTGGACGAAGCGCTGGTGGAGGTCTCCACCGACAAGGTGGACACCGAGATCCCGTCACCGGTGGCCGGAGTCCTGCTCAGCATCACCGCCGACGAAGACGCCACCGTGGCGGTCGGCGGTGAGTTGGCCCGGATCGGCAGCGGCTCCGCCGCGCCTGCTCCTTCTGCCTCTCCGCCGCCCGCTCCCAAGCCAGAGCCGAAGCCCGAACCGGCGCCCCAACCCAAGGCCGAGGCCCCGCCTGCCCCCAAGCCCGCTCCGGAGCCCACGCCACAACCCAAGCCCGAGCCCACCCCGGCTCCGCAAGCCGCACCCGCCCAGCCCGCGGTGGAAGCCCAGGGTGACGGCACTCCGTACGTGACCCCGCTGGTGCGAAAGCTGGCCACCGAAAACAACATCGACCTTTCCGCGGTGAAGGGCACCGGCGTCGGTGGCCGCATCCGCAAGCAGGACGTGCTGGCCGCCGCGCAGCAGAAGCAAGAGGCCGCGAAGGCGCCGGCACCGGCCGCGCCGGCTCCCGCCGCGCCGGCAGCCAAGGCTCCCGCGGCTGCGACGCCGTCACCCGCGCTGGCCCACCTGCGCGGCACCACGCAGAAGGCCAACCGGATCCGCCAGCTCACCGCCAAGAAGACCCGCGAATCCCTGCAGGCCACGGCGCAGCTCACCCAGACCCACGAGGTCGACATGACCAAGATCGTGGGTCTGCGGGCCAGGGCCAAGACGGCGTTCGCCGAGCGTGAGGGCGTGAATCTGACCTACCTGCCGTTCATCGCCAAGGCGGTGATCGACGCGCTGAAGATTCACCCCAACGTCAACGCCAGCTACAACGAGGACTCCAAGGAGATCACCTACTACGACGCCGAGCACCTCGGTTTCGCCGTCGACACCGAGCAGGGCCTGCTCTCCCCGGTGATTCACAATGCCGGCGACCTGTCGCTGGCCGGGCTCTCCCGTGCGATCGCCGATATCGCCGAGCGCGCCCGCTCGGGCAACCTGAAACCCGACGAGTTGTCCGGCGGCACCTTCACGATCACCAACATCGGCAGCCAGGGCGCGTTGTTCGACACCCCGATCCTGGTTCCGCCGCAGGCCGCCATGCTGGGCACCGGGGCCATCGTCAAACGGCCCCGGGTGATCGTCGACGAGTTGGGCAACGAGTCCATCGGGGTGCGCTCGGTTTGCTACCTCCCGCTGACCTACGACCATCGGCTGATCGACGGGGCCGATGCCGGACGATTCGTCACCACGATCAAGCACCGGCTCGAAGAGGCAGCGTTCGAGGCCGATTTGGGGCTTTAG
- a CDS encoding TIGR01777 family oxidoreductase, protein MAKPVIAIAGSSGLIGSALAAALRAADHRVLRIVRRTPGNPDELHWNPESGDFDPEPLTDVDAVVNLCGVNVGRRRWSGAFKQSLRDSRIAPTEVLANAVAEAGVQTLINASAVGYYGDTKDRVVDENDRAGTGFLARLCEDWEAATLPAQYGGARVVLARTGLVMAAAGGALRRMRPLFSVGLGARLGSGRQYMSWISLEDEVRALLFAIAHPSLSGPVNLTGPAPVTNAEFTTAVGSAINRPTPMMLPAFAVRAALGEFADEGLLTGQRAIPSALERAGFQFHHNTIGEALAYATARRDQD, encoded by the coding sequence GTGGCCAAGCCCGTCATCGCGATTGCGGGTTCATCCGGCCTGATCGGCTCCGCCTTGGCTGCGGCCCTGCGGGCCGCCGACCACCGGGTGTTGCGCATCGTCCGCCGGACGCCGGGCAATCCCGATGAGCTGCACTGGAATCCGGAAAGCGGTGATTTCGATCCCGAACCGCTGACCGATGTCGACGCGGTCGTCAACCTGTGCGGCGTCAACGTCGGCCGGCGCCGGTGGTCGGGCGCGTTCAAGCAGAGCCTGCGCGACAGCCGCATCGCCCCCACGGAGGTGCTGGCCAACGCGGTCGCCGAGGCCGGCGTCCAGACTCTGATCAACGCCAGCGCGGTGGGTTATTACGGAGATACCAAAGACCGCGTGGTCGATGAAAACGACCGGGCGGGAACGGGTTTCCTCGCCCGGCTGTGCGAAGACTGGGAGGCCGCGACGTTGCCGGCCCAATATGGCGGCGCCCGCGTGGTGCTGGCCCGCACCGGCCTGGTGATGGCCGCGGCCGGTGGTGCTTTGCGCCGGATGCGCCCGCTGTTCTCGGTGGGCCTGGGCGCCCGGCTGGGCAGTGGCCGTCAGTACATGTCGTGGATCAGCCTGGAAGACGAAGTGCGGGCCTTGCTGTTCGCCATCGCGCACCCGTCACTGTCCGGCCCGGTGAACTTGACCGGCCCCGCGCCCGTCACCAACGCCGAGTTCACCACCGCCGTGGGCAGCGCGATCAACCGTCCGACTCCGATGATGCTGCCGGCCTTCGCTGTCCGGGCCGCGCTCGGAGAATTCGCCGACGAGGGGCTGCTGACCGGTCAGCGTGCCATCCCATCCGCCTTGGAGCGCGCGGGTTTTCAGTTCCACCACAACACCATTGGCGAGGCGCTGGCTTACGCCACCGCCCGGCGCGACCAGGACTAG
- a CDS encoding NAD(P)H-binding protein, with translation MYLVTGAGGGVGGVSRTVVEELRSRGEQVRALVHRDDERADSLRALGAEVVVGDLTVPQDVVDAMAGADRMFFSMSVSPDYLQATAVVCAAALESGRLEVIVNMSQMTVSQMTLTSTGESRQHRLHWLAEHVMNWSGVPVVHVRPTVFLDNPLLTSLAAPSLRERNLLVLPFGAGKTSPIAASDVARVVCAVLLDPADRVGAVYELTGPQSLDIDGLAAEYARGLNRPITGTDVAHDTWVEEVLRPLGLPAHVQQHLATMAQLHRAGRYDRSTDDVEQITGQPALSVEQYLEQYTAANPQLFA, from the coding sequence ATGTATTTGGTCACCGGAGCGGGCGGGGGTGTCGGCGGCGTAAGCCGGACCGTGGTCGAAGAATTGCGGTCCCGCGGCGAGCAGGTGCGCGCCCTGGTGCACCGTGACGACGAACGAGCCGACTCGCTGCGTGCGTTGGGCGCCGAGGTGGTGGTCGGCGACCTGACCGTGCCGCAGGACGTCGTCGACGCGATGGCCGGAGCGGACCGGATGTTCTTTTCCATGAGTGTCTCACCGGACTATCTGCAGGCGACCGCGGTGGTGTGCGCGGCGGCGCTGGAATCGGGTCGCCTCGAGGTGATCGTGAACATGTCGCAGATGACGGTGTCGCAGATGACGCTGACGAGCACCGGCGAGTCCCGTCAGCATCGCCTGCACTGGCTCGCCGAGCACGTGATGAATTGGTCGGGCGTGCCGGTGGTGCATGTGCGGCCGACGGTGTTTCTGGACAATCCGCTCTTGACCTCGCTGGCGGCGCCGTCGTTGCGCGAACGGAACCTGCTGGTGCTGCCGTTCGGGGCCGGCAAGACCTCGCCGATCGCGGCCAGTGACGTTGCCCGGGTGGTCTGCGCGGTGCTGCTGGACCCGGCCGATCGCGTCGGCGCCGTCTACGAGTTGACCGGTCCGCAGAGCCTGGACATCGACGGACTGGCCGCGGAGTACGCCCGCGGGCTGAACCGACCGATCACCGGCACCGACGTCGCGCACGACACCTGGGTCGAGGAGGTGCTGCGGCCCCTGGGGCTGCCCGCACACGTTCAGCAACATCTCGCCACGATGGCCCAGTTGCACCGCGCCGGCCGCTACGACCGGTCCACCGACGACGTCGAGCAGATTACCGGCCAACCCGCACTGAGCGTCGAACAATACTTGGAGCAGTACACAGCCGCGAACCCCCAACTGTTCGCGTAG
- the lipB gene encoding lipoyl(octanoyl) transferase LipB, with amino-acid sequence MRGSIRSHTTAIEVRQLGAVEYRTAWQLQRDLADARVAGGSDTLLLLEHPAVYTAGRRTEPHERPDPSLQGIPVVDTDRGGKITWHGPGQLVGYPIIGLAEPLDVVNYVRRLEESLIKVCCDLGLDVGRVDGRSGVWLPGRPARKIAAIGVRVSRSTALHGFALNCDCDLAAFSPIVPCGITDAGVTSLSAELGRTVAVDEVRAAVAGAVCDALDGVLPVRAHDAARVASAM; translated from the coding sequence GTGAGGGGTTCCATCCGGTCGCACACCACCGCGATCGAGGTCCGCCAATTGGGGGCGGTCGAATATCGCACCGCGTGGCAGCTGCAGCGTGACCTGGCGGACGCCAGGGTCGCCGGCGGCAGCGACACCCTGCTGCTGCTGGAACATCCCGCGGTCTACACCGCCGGACGGCGCACCGAGCCGCACGAACGACCGGACCCATCCCTTCAAGGCATTCCCGTCGTCGACACCGACCGCGGCGGCAAAATCACCTGGCACGGTCCGGGGCAGCTGGTCGGGTACCCGATCATCGGCCTGGCCGAACCCCTCGATGTGGTGAATTATGTTCGACGCCTTGAGGAATCGCTGATCAAGGTGTGTTGCGATCTGGGCCTGGACGTGGGCCGGGTCGATGGCCGCTCCGGCGTTTGGCTGCCCGGCAGGCCCGCGCGCAAGATCGCTGCGATCGGCGTCCGAGTCTCGCGTTCGACTGCGCTGCACGGGTTCGCGCTCAACTGCGACTGCGACTTGGCCGCGTTCAGCCCCATCGTGCCCTGCGGCATCACCGACGCCGGGGTGACGTCGCTGTCGGCCGAACTCGGGCGCACCGTCGCCGTCGACGAGGTCCGCGCGGCCGTCGCCGGGGCCGTGTGCGATGCCCTCGACGGTGTCTTACCGGTGCGGGCACACGACGCCGCCCGCGTAGCATCAGCGATGTGA
- the lipA gene encoding lipoyl synthase, with product MTVVPEGRKLLRLEVRNAQTPIERKPPWIKTRVRMGPEYTELKSLVRREGLHTVCEEAGCPNIFECWEDREATFLIGGDQCTRRCDFCQIDTGKPAELDRDEPRRVAESVQTMGLRYATVTGVARDDLPDGGAWLYAETVRAIKELNPSTGVELLVPDFNGEPARLAEVFESRPEVLAHNVETVPRIFKRIRPAFTYQRSLGVLTAARDVGLVTKSNLILGLGETPDEVRTALADLHDAGCDIVTITQYLRPSARHHPVQRWVKPEEFDEFAQHAEGLGFAGVLAGPLVRSSYRAGRLYQQAVRSRTSDAVG from the coding sequence GTGACTGTCGTCCCCGAAGGCCGCAAACTGCTGCGGCTGGAAGTGCGTAACGCGCAGACGCCGATCGAGCGCAAGCCACCGTGGATCAAGACCCGGGTCCGGATGGGGCCGGAGTACACCGAGCTCAAAAGCCTGGTCCGACGGGAAGGTCTGCACACCGTCTGCGAAGAGGCCGGCTGCCCGAACATCTTCGAATGCTGGGAAGACCGGGAAGCAACCTTCCTGATCGGCGGTGACCAGTGCACCCGCCGCTGCGACTTCTGCCAGATCGACACCGGTAAGCCCGCCGAGCTGGACCGCGACGAGCCCCGGCGCGTCGCCGAAAGCGTGCAGACGATGGGGTTGCGCTACGCCACCGTCACCGGCGTCGCCCGCGACGACCTGCCGGACGGCGGGGCGTGGCTGTACGCCGAAACCGTGCGCGCGATCAAAGAGCTCAACCCGTCGACCGGCGTCGAGCTACTGGTCCCCGACTTCAACGGCGAGCCCGCCCGCCTTGCGGAAGTCTTCGAGTCGCGCCCAGAAGTGTTGGCGCACAACGTCGAAACGGTCCCGCGCATCTTCAAGCGGATCCGCCCCGCCTTCACTTATCAACGCAGCCTGGGCGTGCTCACCGCAGCCCGCGACGTCGGGCTGGTCACCAAGAGCAACCTGATTCTCGGCCTCGGCGAAACACCCGACGAGGTGCGCACCGCCCTGGCCGACCTGCACGACGCCGGCTGCGACATCGTCACCATCACCCAGTACCTGCGACCCTCGGCGCGCCATCATCCGGTGCAGCGCTGGGTGAAACCCGAGGAGTTCGACGAGTTTGCGCAGCACGCCGAGGGGTTGGGCTTTGCGGGCGTGCTGGCCGGGCCGCTGGTGCGCTCGTCGTACCGGGCCGGCCGGCTGTATCAGCAAGCCGTACGCAGCCGCACCTCGGACGCCGTGGGGTAA
- a CDS encoding DUF4191 domain-containing protein translates to MAKSRSTAENKAARAAAQAARKAAAKERRGQLWQAFNMQRKQDKRLLPYMIGAFVVIVAVSVTVGVLVGGITTFTLIPLGVVLGLLVAFIIFGRRAQKSVYRQAEGQTGAAAWVLDNLRGKWRVTPGVAATGHFDAVHRVIGRPGVIFVGEGSTTRVKPLLAQEKKRTARLVGDIPIYDIVVGSGDGEVPLSKLERHLTRLPANITVKQMDALESRLAALGSRAGAAIMPKGPLPNSGKMRGVQRTVRRK, encoded by the coding sequence ATGGCTAAATCCCGCAGCACCGCCGAGAACAAGGCCGCCCGGGCAGCGGCGCAGGCCGCCCGCAAGGCCGCGGCCAAGGAGCGCCGCGGCCAGCTGTGGCAGGCCTTCAACATGCAGCGCAAACAGGATAAGCGCCTGCTCCCCTACATGATCGGCGCGTTCGTTGTGATCGTGGCCGTCTCGGTCACGGTGGGTGTGCTGGTCGGCGGAATCACCACGTTCACCCTGATCCCGCTCGGCGTGGTGCTTGGTCTGCTGGTGGCGTTCATCATCTTCGGCCGCCGGGCCCAGAAGTCGGTCTACCGCCAAGCCGAGGGGCAAACCGGCGCGGCTGCCTGGGTGCTGGACAACCTGCGCGGCAAGTGGCGGGTCACTCCGGGTGTCGCGGCCACCGGCCACTTCGACGCGGTGCATCGGGTGATTGGCCGCCCTGGCGTCATCTTCGTCGGCGAGGGGTCGACGACCCGGGTCAAACCGCTACTGGCCCAAGAGAAGAAGCGCACCGCGCGGCTGGTCGGCGACATACCGATCTACGACATCGTCGTCGGCAGCGGCGACGGCGAGGTCCCGCTCTCCAAGCTGGAGCGCCACCTGACCCGGCTTCCGGCCAACATCACCGTCAAGCAAATGGACGCGCTGGAGTCGCGACTGGCCGCGCTGGGGTCACGCGCGGGTGCCGCCATCATGCCCAAGGGGCCGCTGCCCAACTCGGGCAAGATGCGCGGCGTGCAGCGCACCGTCCGCCGCAAGTAG
- a CDS encoding RDD family protein, producing the protein MMPESRPAYPGETLGLPQSGPGSLASMGRRLAALMVDWLLAYGLAALAMAFGLFSERVLSTAVLVIWFLLGLVAVRLYGFTPGQLALGLAVVALDGRLGLGRVAARGLLVALVVPALFTDWDGRGIQDRVTNTAVVRR; encoded by the coding sequence ATGATGCCGGAATCGCGCCCGGCATACCCCGGCGAGACGCTGGGCTTGCCGCAGAGCGGGCCGGGATCGCTGGCGTCGATGGGACGCCGCCTGGCGGCGCTGATGGTGGACTGGCTGCTCGCCTATGGGCTGGCGGCGCTGGCGATGGCGTTCGGTCTCTTCTCCGAACGAGTGTTGTCGACGGCGGTGCTGGTGATCTGGTTCCTGCTCGGATTGGTGGCGGTGCGGCTGTACGGATTCACCCCCGGTCAGCTGGCGCTCGGCCTTGCGGTGGTGGCGCTGGACGGACGGCTGGGCCTCGGGCGGGTCGCGGCGCGCGGCCTGCTGGTCGCCCTGGTGGTCCCGGCGTTGTTCACCGACTGGGACGGGCGGGGTATCCAAGACCGGGTGACCAACACGGCCGTGGTACGGCGTTAG
- the glnA gene encoding type I glutamate--ammonia ligase: MTEKTPDDVFKLAKDENVEFVDVRFCDLPGIMQHFTIPISFFDQSVFDDGLAFDGSSIRGFQSIHESDMLLLPDPATAQIDLFTEARTLNLNFFVHDPFTLEAYSRDPRNVARKAENYLKSTGVADTAYFGAEAEFYIFDSVSFDSRTNGSFYEVDAISGWWNSGEPTENDGSPNRGYKVRPKGGYFPVAPVDHYVDLRGRMLQNLIKAGFSLEKGHHEVGTGGQAEINYKFNTLLHAADDMQLYKYIVKNTAWQAGKTVTFMPKPLFGDNGSGMHTHQSLWKDGNPLMYDETGYAGLSDTARHYIGGLLHHAPSLLAFTNPTVNSYKRLVPGFEAPINLVYSQRNRSACVRIPITGSNPKAKRLEFRCPDSSGNPYLAFAAMLMAGLDGIKNKIEPQAPVDKDLYELPPEEAANIPQAPVQLSAVIDRLEEDHEYLTEGGVFTPDLIETWISFKRENEILPVQIRPHPYEFALYYDV, encoded by the coding sequence GTGACGGAAAAGACGCCCGACGACGTCTTCAAGCTCGCCAAGGACGAGAACGTCGAATTTGTCGATGTTCGATTTTGTGACCTGCCCGGCATCATGCAGCACTTCACGATTCCGATTTCATTCTTCGACCAGAGCGTTTTCGACGATGGTTTGGCTTTCGACGGCTCGTCGATTCGCGGATTCCAGTCAATTCACGAGTCGGACATGTTGCTGCTGCCCGACCCGGCGACCGCGCAGATCGACCTGTTCACTGAAGCCCGGACGCTGAACCTCAACTTCTTCGTGCACGACCCCTTCACCCTCGAGGCGTACTCGCGCGACCCGCGCAACGTCGCCCGCAAGGCGGAGAACTACCTGAAGAGCACGGGCGTCGCCGACACCGCCTACTTCGGCGCCGAGGCCGAGTTCTACATCTTCGACTCGGTGAGCTTCGATTCGCGCACCAACGGCTCGTTCTACGAGGTGGACGCGATCTCGGGTTGGTGGAACAGCGGTGAGCCGACCGAGAACGACGGCAGCCCCAACCGCGGTTACAAGGTGCGCCCCAAGGGTGGCTACTTCCCGGTTGCCCCGGTCGACCACTATGTCGACCTGCGCGGCAGGATGCTGCAAAACCTGATCAAGGCCGGCTTCAGCCTGGAGAAGGGGCACCACGAGGTGGGCACCGGCGGTCAGGCCGAGATCAACTACAAGTTCAACACGCTGCTGCACGCGGCCGACGACATGCAGCTGTACAAGTACATCGTCAAGAACACCGCGTGGCAGGCCGGCAAGACCGTCACGTTCATGCCCAAGCCGCTGTTCGGTGACAACGGCTCCGGCATGCACACCCACCAGTCGCTGTGGAAAGACGGCAACCCGTTGATGTACGACGAGACCGGATACGCCGGCCTGTCGGACACCGCGCGCCACTACATCGGCGGCCTGCTGCACCACGCGCCGTCGCTGCTGGCCTTCACCAACCCGACGGTGAACTCCTACAAGCGGCTGGTTCCCGGCTTCGAGGCGCCGATCAACCTGGTCTACAGCCAGCGCAACCGCTCGGCGTGTGTGCGTATCCCGATTACCGGCAGCAACCCGAAGGCCAAGCGGCTGGAGTTCCGTTGCCCCGACTCGTCGGGCAACCCGTACCTGGCGTTCGCGGCCATGTTGATGGCCGGCCTGGACGGCATCAAGAACAAGATCGAGCCGCAGGCACCGGTCGACAAGGACCTCTACGAGCTGCCGCCGGAAGAGGCCGCCAACATCCCGCAAGCACCGGTTCAGCTGTCCGCGGTGATCGACCGGCTGGAAGAGGACCACGAATACCTCACCGAGGGAGGCGTTTTCACGCCCGACCTGATCGAGACGTGGATCAGCTTCAAGCGCGAGAACGAGATCCTGCCGGTCCAAATCCGGCCGCACCCCTACGAGTTCGCGCTGTACTACGACGTATAG
- a CDS encoding TIGR03619 family F420-dependent LLM class oxidoreductase, which produces MKFYISSAFLNTREIIEIAKAADELGYDGIGIPDHVVNLETLDTPYPYTKDGERRWQPFTDWPDPWVLAGALAQVTTRLRFVNTVYIPAMRNPYSAAKAIGTAAVLASGRIELGIGVGWCREEFALMGEQFDARGKRTDEMIELMRALWAPGWTEFDGEFYQTPRLEMQPTPPPIPVYVGGLSDAALRRAARNDGWIGDLIKSERAIEAVGKLRELRTEKGLTMQDFTILTPLTDAFTTADYRRVEDAGITGIITMPWMFYAGPDATLDDKIDGMQRFRKDLALDG; this is translated from the coding sequence ATGAAGTTCTACATCAGCAGCGCGTTCCTGAACACCCGGGAGATCATCGAGATCGCCAAGGCCGCCGACGAACTCGGCTACGACGGCATCGGCATACCTGATCATGTGGTGAACCTGGAGACCCTCGACACGCCGTACCCGTACACCAAGGACGGGGAACGACGGTGGCAGCCGTTCACCGACTGGCCCGACCCGTGGGTGCTGGCCGGCGCGCTGGCCCAGGTCACCACCCGGCTGCGGTTCGTCAACACCGTCTACATCCCCGCCATGCGCAATCCCTACTCGGCGGCCAAAGCCATTGGTACTGCGGCGGTTTTGGCGTCCGGGCGGATCGAGCTCGGTATCGGAGTCGGCTGGTGCCGCGAGGAATTCGCGCTGATGGGTGAACAGTTCGATGCCCGTGGCAAGCGCACCGACGAGATGATCGAGTTGATGCGGGCGCTGTGGGCGCCGGGCTGGACGGAGTTCGACGGCGAGTTCTACCAGACGCCGCGGCTCGAGATGCAGCCGACTCCGCCGCCGATACCGGTCTACGTCGGCGGGCTCAGTGACGCCGCATTGCGCCGCGCTGCGCGCAACGACGGCTGGATCGGCGACCTGATCAAGTCCGAACGCGCCATCGAGGCGGTGGGCAAGCTGCGCGAGTTACGCACTGAAAAGGGTTTGACTATGCAGGATTTCACCATCCTGACCCCACTGACCGACGCCTTCACCACCGCCGACTACCGGCGTGTCGAGGATGCCGGTATCACCGGCATCATCACGATGCCGTGGATGTTCTACGCCGGGCCCGACGCCACACTGGACGACAAGATCGACGGCATGCAGCGCTTCCGCAAGGATCTCGCGCTCGACGGCTAG
- a CDS encoding PaaI family thioesterase, which produces MSQGAGAFDAVFEVLSATEADRVTGLYAPLAHAVRELIDATIRTEADDDVVDKARTDIEAVTRLLRQRTRPVGVSFRVDDRPLPLGNAVIGVCNPIAPPLVVQHEGDGRCWSEFVLGSAYEGPPGRVHGGVSALVLDHMLGEAASEALSKARFTGTITVKYLRGTPLGPLRCDAWIDGAEGVKVFARGTISDAKGVTVEAEGIFIEPAWARDGQ; this is translated from the coding sequence TTGAGTCAGGGCGCCGGCGCGTTCGACGCGGTGTTCGAGGTGCTCAGCGCGACAGAGGCCGATCGGGTGACGGGTCTCTACGCTCCGTTGGCCCACGCGGTCCGCGAACTCATCGACGCCACCATCCGGACCGAGGCCGACGACGACGTCGTCGACAAGGCGCGCACCGATATCGAGGCCGTCACCCGCCTGCTGCGCCAACGGACCAGGCCGGTCGGCGTGAGCTTTCGCGTCGACGATCGTCCGCTGCCGTTGGGCAACGCGGTGATCGGCGTGTGCAACCCGATCGCCCCGCCGCTCGTCGTCCAGCACGAGGGCGACGGTCGCTGCTGGAGCGAGTTCGTCCTCGGGTCGGCCTACGAGGGTCCGCCCGGCCGGGTGCACGGCGGGGTCAGCGCCCTGGTGCTCGACCACATGCTCGGCGAGGCGGCCAGCGAAGCACTGTCCAAGGCGCGCTTCACCGGAACCATCACCGTGAAGTACCTGCGCGGCACACCGTTGGGCCCGCTACGTTGCGATGCGTGGATCGACGGCGCAGAGGGCGTCAAAGTCTTTGCGCGGGGCACCATTTCGGACGCGAAAGGGGTTACCGTGGAGGCCGAAGGCATCTTCATCGAACCGGCATGGGCGCGGGACGGTCAATGA